From the genome of Haematobia irritans isolate KBUSLIRL unplaced genomic scaffold, ASM5000362v1 scaffold_6, whole genome shotgun sequence, one region includes:
- the LOC142242678 gene encoding histone H3 — MARTKQTARKSTGGKAPRKQLATKAARKSAPATGGVKKPHRFRPGTVALREIRRYQKSTELLIRKLPFQRLVREIAQDFKTDLRFQSSAVMALQEASEAYLVGLFEDTNLCAIHAKRVTIMPKDIQLARRIRGERA, encoded by the coding sequence ATGGCTCGTACCAAGCAAACTGCCCGTAAATCTACCGGTGGCAAAGCCCCTCGTAAGCAATTGGCTACTAAAGCTGCTCGTAAGAGTGCCCCAGCCACCGGCGGTGTCAAGAAGCCCCATCGTTTCCGCCCTGGTACCGTTGCTTTGCGTGAAATCCGTCGTTACCAAAAGAGCACAGAATTGTTGATCCGCAAATTGCCTTTCCAACGTTTGGTTCGTGAAATTGCCCAAGATTTCAAAACTGACTTGCGTTTCCAGAGTTCTGCTGTCATGGCCTTGCAAGAAGCTAGCGAAGCCTACTTGGTTGGTCTATTCGAAGATACCAACTTGTGCGCTATCCATGCTAAGCGTGTCACCATCATGCCCAAGGATATCCAATTGGCCAGACGTATTCGTGGAGAACgtgcttaa
- the LOC142242682 gene encoding histone H3: MARTKQTARKSTGGKAPRKQLATKAARKSAPATGGVKKPHRFRPGTVALREIRRYQKSTELLIRKLPFQRLVREIAQDFKTDLRFQSSAVMALQEASEAYLVGLFEDTNLCAIHAKRVTIMPKDIQLARRIRGERA; this comes from the coding sequence ATGGCTCGTACCAAGCAAACTGCCCGTAAATCTACCGGTGGCAAAGCCCCTCGTAAGCAATTGGCTACTAAAGCTGCTCGTAAGAGTGCCCCAGCCACTGGCGGTGTCAAGAAACCCCATCGTTTCCGCCCTGGTACCGTTGCTTTGCGTGAAATCCGTCGTTACCAAAAGAGCACAGAATTGTTGATCCGCAAATTGCCTTTCCAACGTTTGGTTCGTGAAATTGCCCAAGATTTCAAAACTGACTTGCGTTTCCAGAGTTCTGCTGTCATGGCCTTGCAAGAAGCTAGCGAAGCCTACTTGGTTGGTCTATTCGAAGATACCAACTTGTGCGCTATCCATGCTAAGCGTGTCACCATCATGCCTAAGGATATCCAATTGGCCAGACGTATTCGTGGAGAACgtgcttaa